A section of the Delphinus delphis chromosome 1, mDelDel1.2, whole genome shotgun sequence genome encodes:
- the SSR2 gene encoding translocon-associated protein subunit beta has product MRLLAFLALALFAVTQAEEGARLLASKSLLNRYAVEGRDLTLQYNIYNVGSSAALDVELSDDSFPPEDFGIVSGMLNVKWDRIAPASNVSHTVVLRPLKAGYFNFTSATITYLAQEDGPVVIGFTSAPGQGGILAQREFDRRFSPHFLDWAAFGVMTLPSIGIPLLLWYSSKRKYDTPKTKKN; this is encoded by the exons ATGAGGCTGCTGGCATTCCTGGCGTTGGCTCTATTTGCTGTCACTCAAGCAGAGGAAGGAGCCAGGCTTTTGGCCTCCAAATCACTGCTGAACAGATATGCCGTGGAGGGGCGAGACCTGACCTTACAGTACAACATCTACAATGTTGGCTCAAG TGCTGCATTAGATGTGGAATTATCTGATGATTCCTTCCCTCCAGAAGACTTTGGCATTGTCTCTGGAATGCTCAACGTCAAATGGGACCGAATTGCTCC TGCTAGCAACGTTTCCCACACAGTGGTCCTGCGCCCTCTCAAGGCTGGTTATTTCAACTTCACCTCAGCAACTATTACTTATCTGGCCCAGGAGGATGGGCCCGTTGTG attggctttacCAGTGCACCCGGACAGGGAGGAATCCTGGCTCAGAGGGAGTTTGATAGGAGATTCTCCCCCCATTTT CTGGACTGGGCAGCCTTCGGGGTCATGACTCTCCCTTCCATCGGCATCCCCCTGCTGTTGTGGTATTCCAGCAAGAGGAAATATGACACCCCCAAAACCAAGAAGAACTGA